The following proteins are encoded in a genomic region of Sesamum indicum cultivar Zhongzhi No. 13 linkage group LG8, S_indicum_v1.0, whole genome shotgun sequence:
- the LOC105169786 gene encoding E3 ubiquitin-protein ligase UPL3 produces the protein METRSRKRAEASTSAASSGPTTRPTKRSRLSATSAIPAANTHLISTRSRTAALSTSMDPALEPSTASASTTRGRRGKNPSGAQNWDHNNKKENTNLDKGKEKEPEIRHRETERSLGLNIDSLEADYEDNDSEGGSGILHQNLTSASSALQGLLRKLGAGLDDLLPSSAVGLASSSHQSGRLKKILSGLRADGEEGKQVEALTQLCDILSIGTEDSLSTFSVDSFVPVLVGLLNHESNPDIMLLAARALTHLVDVLPSSCAAVVHYGAVSCFVARLLTIEYMDLAEQSLQALKKISQEHPTACLRAGALMAVLSYLDFFSTGVQRVALSTAANMCKKLPSDAADFVMEAVPLLTNLLQYHDAKVLEHASICLTRIAEAFASSPEKLDDLCNHGLVTQAAALISSSNSGGGQASLSTSTYTGLIRLLSTCASGSALGAKSLLLLGISGILKDILSGSGLVSSMSVSPSLSRPTEQIFEIVNLANELLPPLPQGTISLPASSSLFVRGSFPKKGHVGSSGKQEDSNGNIHDVSTREKLMNDQPALLLQFGMDLLPVLVQIYGSSVNGPIRHKCLSVIGKLMYFSTSEMIQSLINVTNISSFLAGVLAWKDPQALVPALQIAEILMEKLPGTFSKMFVREGVVHAVDKLILGGSTNTCQPLPHEKINDSIPGSSSRSRRNRRRGGNLSSDANNADDSKTSVPTIISPPNSVEIPTANSSLRAAVSACAKAFKEKYFPSDPEDNETGFTDDLLRLKNLCTRLNLGIDEQKTKSKGKSKASGTQLADISVSKDEHLVEVIAEMLLELSREDGVSTFEFIGSGVVSSLLNYLTCGYFSKERISEVNLPKLCEQATRRYKSFVSLALPSKVDEGHVVPMSVLVQKLQNALSSLERFPVVLSHTSRSSGGSARLSSGLSVLSQPFKLRLCRAQGEKGLRDYSSNVVLIDPLATLAAVEDFLWPRVQRSESGQKPPVSAENAESGTTPVSAGVSSASTSAPAYGTRRYSTRSRSSVSTGETTKKDSSQEKSSSSLKVKGKAVLKPTQEEGRALHHGRNAALRRGALDKDNQMKPVDENTSSSEEDELDFSPVEDDALVIEDEDISCDDDDEDDDDNDDVLGDDTLPICTPDKVHDVKLGDTVEDSPVPAQSDAQKNPTCSSGSKGASGRGLDSTEFRNSISFGSRGAMSFAAATMAGLASGNNGGVSGGRDRQGRPLFGSSEPKLIFTAGGRQLNRHLTIYQAIQRQFVLDEDDEDRFAGSDLVSSDGSKLWSDIYTIMYQKANNQAERSSLGTVMSTPPSKSGKASSSSNSAPDASSNHVSLLDSILQGELPCDLERSNPTYNILALLRVLEGLNQLAPRLRVLAAIDRFSEGKVSSLDELNAAGVRVSPEDFVNSKLTPKLARQIQDALALCSGSLPSWCYQLTKACPFLFPFETRRQYFYSTAFGLSRALYRLHQQQGADGHGSTSEREVRVGRLQRQKVRVSRNRILDSAAKVMEMYCSQKAVLEVEYFGEVGTGLGPTLEFYTLLSHDLQKVGLGMWRSSSPVGGTPMDIGVGGELDVKTNSSAGGDIDIIHMPLGLFPRPWPPSADTSAGSQFAKVMEYFRLLGRVMAKALQDGRLLDLPLSAAFYKLVLGQELDLHDIISFDVELGTTLQELQALVRRKQYLESIGSYNPEELHFRGVSIEDLCLDFSVPGYPEYVLRPGDANVDASSLEDYVSLVVDATVGTGILRQMEAFRSGFNQVFDISTLQIFSPNELDYLLCGRRELWKAESLADHIKFDHGYTSKSPAIVNLLEIMSEFTVEQQRAFCQFVTGAPRLPPGGLAVLNPKLTIVRKHSSSTSNDAHNGSGPSETADDDLPSVMTCANYLKLPPYSSKEIMYKKLLYAIREGQGSFDLS, from the exons ATGGAAACTCGGAGCCGGAAGCGGGCGGAGGCATCCACCTCAGCAGCGTCCTCTGGCCCAACCACACGCCCCACCAAACGTTCTCGCCTCTCTGCTACATCCGCTATTCCTGCAGCCAACACCCATCTGATCTCCACTCGTTCTCGCACCGCTGCTCTATCCACCTCTATGGACCCCGCACTGGAACCGTCCACCGCATCTGCCTCCACCACTCGTGGTCGCCGTGGCAAGAACCCTAGTGGTGCTCAAAATTGGgatcataataataagaagGAAAACACTAATTTGGACAAGGGTAAAGAGAAAGAGCCTGAAATCAGGCACAGAGAAACAGAGAGGAGCTTAGGGCTGAACATTGATTCGCTTGAAGCCGATTATGAGGATAATGACAGTGAAGGTGGAAGTGGGATTTTGCATCAGAATTTGACTTCTGCTAGCAGTGCTCTACAGGGTTTGTTAAGAAAATTGGGTGCTGGATTGGATGATTTGCTCCCTAGCTCGGCAGTAGGATTAGCTTCGTCTTCTCATCAAAGTGGCCGGTTGAAGAAGATTTTGTCAGGGTTGAGGGCTGATGGCGAGGAAGGGAAGCAGGTGGAGGCTTTAACACAGCTTTGTGACATTCTCTCAATTGGGACAGAGGATTCTTTGAGTACATTTTCTGTTGATTCTTTCGTTCCAGTGCTGGTGGGGTTACTTAATCACGAGAGTAACCCTGATATAATGCTTCTTGCTGCTAGAGCGCTCACACACTTGGTTGATGTCCTGCCCTCCTCTTGCGCTGCAGTGGTGCATTATGGGGCTGTATCTTGCTTTGTTGCTAGGCTGCTGACAATCGAGTATATGGACTTGGCTGAACAG TCGTTGCAAGCCCTGAAAAAGATATCTCAGGAACACCCAACAGCTTGCTTGCGGGCTGGCGCACTTATGGCTGTTCTTTCATACCTCGATTTCTTCTCCACAGGGGTTCAG AGAGTTGCCTTATCAACTGCTGCAAACATGTGCAAGAAGCTACCTTCAGATGCAGCTGATTTTGTAATGGAAGCTGTTCCCTTGTTGACTAATCTCCTACAATATCATGATGCAAAG GTTTTGGAACATGCATCTATTTGCCTGACGCGGATCGCTGAGGCATTTGCTTCATCGCCTGAGAAGCTTGATGACCTCTGCAACCATGGTCTTGTCACACAAGCTGCAGCCCTGATTTCATCCAGCAATTCTGGAGGTGGTCAGGCTTCACTTAGTACTTCTACGTACACG GGATTGATCCGGCTTCTTTCGACTTGTGCAAGTGGTTCTGCTTTAGGAGCTAAGTCCCTGCTCCTACTTGGAATCAGTGGCATTCTGAAAGATATTTTATCAGGATCTGGTCTTGTATCAAGCATGTCTGTTTCACCTTCTTTAAGTAGACCAACAGAGCAG ATCTTTGAGATTGTGAACCTGGCAAATGAGCTGCTTCCGCCACTTCCTCAAGGGACAATATCTCTTCCAGCCAGCAGTAGTTTGTTTGTTAGGGGTTCTTTTCCTAAGAAGGGTCATGTAGGAAGCTCTGGGAAACAGGAAGATTCAAATGGGAATATACATGATGTTTCAACTCGTGAGAAACTAATGAATGATCAGCCAGCGCTCCTGCTGCAGTTTGGGATGGATCTCCTTCCTGTTCTAGTACAG ATTTATGGTTCCAGTGTCAATGGTCCCATCCGCCATAAGTGTCTTTCCGTTATCGGAAAGCTCATGTACTTTAGTACTTCAGAAATGATCCAGTCTTTAATAAATGTTACAAATATCTCTAG CTTCTTAGCTGGGGTTTTAGCTTGGAAAGATCCTCAAGCATTGGTGCCTGCCCTTCAAATAGCAGAAATTTTGATGGAAAAGCTTCCTGGTACTTTCTCAAAGATGTTTGTAAGGGAAGGTGTTGTTCATGCCGTGGATAAGTTGATACTGGGGGGATCTACTAATACTTGTCAACCATTGCCCCATGAGAAGATTAATGATTCTATTCCTGGATCGTCATCACGTTCTAGGCGGAATCGAAGACGAGGTGGTAATTTGAGCTCAGATGCAAATAACGCTGATGATTCTAAAACTTCAGTTCCAACTATTATCTCACCTCCAAATTCAGTAGAAATTCCAACTGCTAATTCAAGTCTTCGGGCGGCTGTTAGTGCATGTGCAAAAGCTttcaaggaaaaatattttccttcaGATCCAGAGGACAATGAAACTGGGTTTACGGATGACCTGCTCCGGTTAAAGAATCTCTGCACGAGGTTGAACTTGGGTATTGATGAACAAAAAACTAAATCCAAGGGAAAATCAAAAGCCTCTGGTACTCAGCTTGCTGATATCTCCGTTAGTAAAGATGAACACCTGGTTGAGGTGATAGCTGAAATGCTACTGGAGCTTAGCAGGGAGGATGGTGTATCGACTTTTGAGTTTATAGGCAGTGGAGTTGTGTCTTCTTTGCTCAATTACCTTACTTGCGGGTACTTCTCCAAGGAGAGAATTTCTGAAGTCAATTTGCCTAAGCTTTGCGAACAAGCGACAAGAAGATACAAGTCTTTTGTTTCTCTTGCCCTTCCTTCGAAGGTTGATGAAGGACATGTAGTTCCCATGAGTGTTTTGGTTCAAAAGCTTCAGAATGCTTTATCCTCATTGGAGCGTTTCCCTGTTGTGCTGAGCCACACTTCCCGGTCATCAGGCGGGAGTGCTCGCCTTTCTTCTGGTCTCAGTGTTCTATCTCAGCCGTTCAAGCTGCGCCTTTGCCGAGCACAGGGAGAAAAAGGTCTCCGGGATTACTCTTCAAATGTTGTACTTATTGATCCGTTAGCAACTTTGGCTGCTGTTGAAGACTTCCTCTGGCCCAGGGTTCAACGAAGTGAGTCTGGTCAAAAGCCCCCAGTATCTGCTGAAAACGCTGAGTCTGGTACTACTCCTGTGAGTGCTGGTGTCTCGTCGGCATCTACTTCTGCTCCTGCTTATGGTACTCGACGTTATTCCACACGATCCCGATCTTCTGTTAGTACAGGTGAAACAACCAAAAAAGATTCGTCACAAGAAAAGAGTTCCAGCTCATTAAAGGTGAAGGGAAAAGCAGTCTTGAAACCAACCCAAGAAGAGGGTAGGGCACTCCACCACGGTAGAAATGCTGCCCTCAGAAGAGGCGCTCTAGACAAAGATAACCAAATGAAGCCAGTGGATGAGAACACCTCTTCTTCTGAG GAAGACGAATTGGATTTTTCACCTGTGGAAGATGATGCTCTGGTGATTGAAGATGAAGATATCTCCTGTGATGAcgatgatgaggatgatgatgaCAATGACGAT GTACTGGGAGATGATACTCTTCCAATTTGCACGCCAGACAAAGTGCACGACGTTAAATTGGGTGACACTGTAGAAGATAGTCCTGTCCCTGCACAGAGTGATGCTCAGAAGAATCCAACTTGTAGTTCTGGCAGTAAAGGTGCTTCAGGCAGAGGATTAGATTCTACGGAGTTTAGGAATAGTATTTCATTTGGTTCAAGGGGTGCAATGTCCTTCGCCGCTGCTACTATGGCTGGACTTGCATCTGGCAATAATGGAGGTGTAAGTGGCGGCAGAGATCGTCAGGGACGCCCCTTATTTGGCTCTAGCGAACCAAAACTAATATTTACTGCAGGGGGGAGGCAGCTTAATAGACACTTGACAATTTATCAGGCAATCCAACGGCAGTTTGTTTTGGATGAGGATGATGAGGACAGGTTTGCTGGGAGTGATCTTGTATCAAGTGATGGGAGTAAGCTCTGGTCTGATATTTACACTATAATGTATCAAAAAGCAAATAATCAAGCTGAGAGATCTTCACTTGGGACTGTGATGTCAACACCTCCGTCGAAGTCTGGAAAAGCTAGTTCATCTAGTAACTCTGCCCCTGATGCGTCCTCGAATCATGTCTCCCTATTAGATAGCATTTTGCAAGGGGAACTTCCTTGTGATTTGGAAAGAAGTAATCCAACTTATAACATATTAGCATTACTACGTGTGCTAGAGGGATTGAATCAGCTTGCTCCGCGCTTGCGAGTGCTGGCAGCAATTGATAGGTTTTCTGAGGGGAAAGTCTCTAGTCTAGATGAACTCAATGCTGCTGGAGTCAGAGTTTCTCCAGAGGATTTTGTAAATAGCAAGCTTACTCCGAAATTGGCACGACAAATTCAGGATGCACTTGCACTTTGCAGTGGATCGCTTCCATCATGGTGCTACCAGCTGACTAAAGCTTGCccatttttgtttccttttgaAACTCGGCGTCAATATTTCTATTCAACTGCTTTTGGATTGTCTCGTGCATTGTATCGGCTCCATCAGCAGCAAGGTGCTGATGGCCATGGATCCACAAGTGAAAGAGAGGTCAGGGTTGGTAGATTACAGCGCCAGAAAGTTCGTGTTTCTAGGAACCGGATATTAGATTCTGCTGCAAAAGTTATGGAAATGTATTGCAGTCAAAAAGCTGTTCTCGAAGTTGAATATTTTGGTGAGGTTGGTACTGGATTGGGGCCTACTTTGGAGTTTTACACCCTCTTGAGCCATGACCTTCAGAAGGTTGGATTAGGAATGTGGAGGTCAAGTTCACCAGTGGGTGGAACCCCTATGGATATTGGTGTAGGGGGAGAGTTGGATGTAAAAACTAATTCCTCAGCTGGTGGTGACATAGATATAATTCACATGCCTCTTGGGTTGTTTCCTCGTCCTTGGCCACCCAGTGCTGATACTTCTGCTGGTAGTCAGTTTGCTAAAGTCATGGAGTATTTTCGGTTACTCGGCCGAGTAATGGCCAAAGCTCTTCAAGATGGGAGGCTACTTGATTTGCCGCTGTCTGCTGCCTTTTATAAACTAGTACTTGGTCAA GAGCTGGATTTGCATGATATCATCTCTTTCGATGTGGAACTTGGGACTACTTTGCAAGAATTGCAAGCCCTTGTCCGCCGAAAACAGTATTTGGAGTCAATAGGAAGCTATAATCCAGAGGAGTTGCATTTTCGAGGAGTTTCAATTGAGGATCTTTGTTTAGATTTCTCCGTTCCAGGCTACCCGGAATATGTTTTGAGACCAGGCGATGCGAAT GTGGATGCGAGCAGTCTGGAAGATTATGTTTCCCTTGTTGTTGATGCTACTGTGGGGACTGGGATCTTGCGACAAATGGAAGCATTTAGATCCGGCTTTAATCAG GTGTTTGACATCTCAAccttacaaatattttctccaaATGAGTTGGACTATCTGCTCTGTGGCCGCAGAGAGCTGTGGAAG GCTGAGTCGCTTGCAGATCacattaaatttgatcatgGATACACATCCAAGAGTCCTGCCATTGTCAAT CTTCTTGAAATTATGAGTGAATTCACGGTGGAGCAGCAACGGGCCTTCTGTCAGTTCGTTACTGGTGCTCCTCGGCTTCCACCAGGTGGTCTGGCAGTGCTGAATCCTAAGTTAACAATTGTCAGAAAG CATTCTTCAAGCACAAGCAACGACGCACATAATGGTTCTGGTCCATCAGAAACTGCTGATGATGACTTGCCCAGCGTGATGACATGTGCAAACTACTTGAAGCTTCCACCATATTCCTCCAAG GAAATCATGTACAAGAAACTACTGTATGCCATTAGAGAAGGACAAGGATCTTTTGATTTGTCATGA
- the LOC105169787 gene encoding beta-galactosidase 13 codes for MSELRRAMFLVLLPLLLANVYGDTKNQQQAVTYDGRSIIINGSRELLFSGSVHYPRSTPAMWPDIIRKSKEGGLNLIQTYVFWNIHEPVEGQFNFEGNYDLVKFIKLIGEEGLWVTLRIGPYIEAEWNLGGFPYWLKGVTNITFRSYNEPFLHHMKKYAEKIINLMKEHKLFADQGGPIIMAQIENEYNNVQEAYRESGHKYVKWAAELAVNLHNGIPWLMCKQRDAPDTVISTCNGRQCGDTFPGPNGPNKPSLWTENWTAQYRVYGDPPSQRAAEDIAFAVARFFAKNGTLNNYYMYHGGTNFGRTSSSFVTSRYYDEAPLDEFGLKREPKFGHLRDLHRALRLSKKALLKGTPRVQKLTEDLEIITFEKDDICAAFLTNNDTREAGTIKFRGVDYYLPSKSISILPDCKTVVYNTQTVVAQHSSRNFVISTKAKLGKWEMFKERVPTAHELERKSKSPEELYNLAKDTSDYAWYSTSITFDKRDLPMRSDISPILQVASLGHALLVFVNAEYIGFGHGSNVEKSHVFKKSIKLFPGVNHISLLAMTVGLPNSGAYMEKRFAGPRAITIQGLMAGTLDITRNYWGQEVGVLGEKMQLYTEEGSKKGKWSEFNGTPTPLTWYKTYFDAPEGSNPVALRMTSMAKGMVWINGQSIGRYWVSYLSPLGKPTQEEYHVPRSFLKPTNNLIVVFEETGGDPRKIEILVVNRDTICSVVTEYHPPHVKSFDLKENKLRSNINPIKGAHLACPDKKIIEKVEFVSFGEADGACGAFIAGKCDSKTAHKLVEKXXLGKTECTIPFDRKTLLDSGTDPCPDIEKSLAVQVKCGFGGSKSDA; via the exons atgagTGAACTCAGAAGAGCTATGTTCTTAGTCCTCTTGCCGTTGCTTCTTGCAAATGTCTACGGCGACACAAAGAATCAACAACAGGCAGTTACGTATGACGGGCGGTCCATTATTATCAATGGAAGTAGAGAACTTCTTTTCTCTGGTTCCGTGCATTACCCACGTAGCACTCCTGCG ATGTGGCCTGACATCATTAGGAAATCTAAAGAAGGTGGGCTCAACTTGATACAGACTTACGTGTTTTGGAATATTCACGAGCCTGTTGAGGGACAg TTCaattttgaaggaaattaTGACTTGGTGAAGTTCATTAAACTGATCGGGGAAGAGGGTTTGTGGGTGACTCTCAGGATTGGACCCTACATCGAAGCTGAATGGAATTTAGG AGGATTTCCATACTGGTTAAAAGGGGTTACAAACATCACATTTCGTTCATACAACGAACCCTTCTTG CACCACATGAAGAAGTACGCGGAGAAGATCATCAACTTGATGAAAGAACACAAACTGTTCGCAGACCAAGGAGGCCCCATCATCATGGCACAA ATTGAGAATGAGTACAACAATGTCCAAGAAGCATACAGAGAATCGGGCCACAAGTATGTCAAATGGGCAGCAGAGCTGGCTGTTAACCTACACAACGGCATACCTTGGCTCATGTGCAAGCAAAGAGACGCCCCTGATACAGTA ATTAGTACATGTAATGGAAGACAATGTGGAGACACTTTCCCTGGTCCCAACGGCCCTAACAAGCCTTCCCTTTGGACCGAGAACTGGACAGCTCA GTATCGAGTATACGGTGACCCTCCCTCTCAGCGTGCAGCAGAAGACATAGCATTTGCTGTTGCTCGATTTTTTGCAAAGAACGGTACCCTCAACAACTATTACATG TACCACGGAGGAACCAATTTTGGGAGAACAAGTTCATCTTTCGTCACAAGTCGTTACTATGATGAAGCTCCATTAGATGAATTTG GTCTGAAGAGGGAACCTAAATTCGGACACCTGAGAGACTTGCATAGGGCATTGAGGTTGAGCAAGAAGGCTTTGCTTAAGGGCACCCCACGTGTCCAAAAGCTTACTGAAGATTTAGAG ATCATAACTTTTGAGAAAGATGACATCTGTGCTGCATTCTTGACCAACAATGATACAAGGGAAGCTGGGACTATTAAATTCAGGGGTGTGGACTACTACCTACCTTCTAAATCCATCAGCATTCTCCCTGATTGCAAAACAGTAGTTTACAACACTCAAACG GTTGTTGCGCAGCATAGTTCGAGAAACTTTGTGATCTCAACAAAAGCAAAGCTGGGAAAATGGGAGATGTTCAAGGAAAGGGTTCCTACCGCTCATGAATTAGAAAGAAAGAGCAAGTCGCCGGAGGAATTATACAACCTCGCTAAAGATACCTCGGATTATGCTTGGTATAGCACCag CATCACCTTTGATAAGCGCGACCTGCCAATGCGTTCGGACATCTCTCCGATCCTCCAGGTTGCAAGTCTTGGCCATGCTTTGCTTGTATTCGTGAATGCAGAATACATAG GTTTTGGGCATGGAAGCAATGTGGAAAAGAGCCATGTTTTCAAGAAGTCTATTAAATTGTTTCCTGGAGTTAATCATATATCATTGTTGGCAATGACAGTCGGTTTGCCG AATAGCGGAGCATACATGGAGAAAAGATTTGCTGGACCACGAGCTATCACTATTCAAGGTTTGATGGCCGGAACTCTGGATATCACCCGTAACTACTGGGGCCAAgag GTGGGCGTACTTGGGGAAAAGATGCAATTGTACACTGAGGAAGGAtcaaagaaaggaaaatggaGTGAATTCAATGGAACCCCAACACCTCTCACTTGGTACAAG ACATATTTTGATGCGCCAGAAGGTAGCAACCCTGTCGCTTTGAGAATGACAAGCATGGCCAAGGGCATGGTGTGGATCAATGGCCAAAGCATTGGCCGTTATTGGGTGTCTTACCTTTCACCACTCGGAAAACCTACTCAAGAAGA GTATCATGTGCCAAGATCGTTCTTGAAGCCGACGAACAATCTGATAGTGGTGTTTGAGGAGACGGGCGGGGATCCTCGGAAGATCGAAATATTGGTAGTGAACAGAGACACAATTTGCAGTGTGGTAACGGAGTACCACCCGCCTCACGTGAAATCGTTTGATTTGAAAGAGAACAAGCTGCGCTCTAATATTAACCCTATCAAGGGAGCACACCTCGCTTGTCCCGACAAGAAGATCATTGAGAAAGTGGAGTTCGTGAGCTTCGGGGAGGCTGATGGCGCCTGCGGAGCCTTCATTGCCGGCAAATGCGACTCTAAAACGGCCCACAAACTCGTTGAAAAG NNNNNNTTGGGGAAGACGGAGTGTACGATTCCGTTTGACAGGAAGACTCTGCTGGACTCTGGCACTGATCCTTGCCCCGACATCGAGAAGTCGCTTGCGGTGCAGGTGAAATGCGGTTTTGGAGGCTCTAAGAGCGATGCTTGA
- the LOC105169788 gene encoding protein MCM10 homolog, translating into MSNSNHQDDLDLLLSLEDRVLETPPASPSGYLSDDGMPNRSGYVDMSVFREAVQDCLDYNPKERKERHQKSEQGKRSSDIEVDKFSGLRIQNRVVSRVELSNHLSDIRFVRLPTIKNLLKGDTLSGCWATIGVLTEKGIPRTSSIGKTFTIWKMGCLDELTISLFLFGDAYQKSCEEKIGTIFALFNCTVRKDNKGSGFSLSVYSAKHILKLGTSADIGICQGKGKDGVACTAVINKRRRKYCSYHKRNALKTYTSTRTELKGGNLRTGFRDYLKSEGIYVVKPTDDRTNITKSNRPVKVLSVEGLKKALSNADKVTTNVYSQGIRFLNQLTGKTGPKVTIETTSRPHQQMSGTDKRSRPIKVPDAKKLKMDQRQAPGQDTKVAGVKMIELDFASSDDEI; encoded by the exons ATGTCGAATTCGAATCACCAAGACGACCTCGATCTTCTCCTCTCCCTTGAGGATCGAGTTCTGGAAACACCTCCTGCTTCGCCTTCAG GTTATTTATCAGATGATGGGATGCCAAATCGTTCGGGGTATGTGGACATGTCTGTTTTTCGAGAGGCAGTACAGGATTGCCTTGATTACAATccgaaagagagaaaagagagacaTCAGAAATCGGAGCAGGGCAAGCGTTCTAGTGACATTGAGGTTGACAAGTTTTCAGGCCTGCGAATCCA GAATCGAGTGGTGTCACGTGTCGAGTTGAGCAACCATTTGTCAGATATTAGATTTGTTCGGTTACCCACAATAAA GAATTTGCTGAAGGGAGATACTCTCTCTGGATGTTGGGCCACTATTGGAGTTTTAACTGAAAAGGGGATTCCAAGAACTAGTTCTATAGGAAAGACTTTCACAATTTGGAAGATGGGATGCTTAGATGAATTGactatttctcttttcttgtttggcGATGCTTATCAGAAAAGCTGTGAAGAGAAGATAGGGACCATCTTTGCATTGTTCAATTGCACTGTCCGCAAAGATAACAAA GGAAGTGGATTTTCCTTGAGCGTCTATTCTGCTAAGCACATCTTAAAGCTGGGGACCTCAGCGGATATTGGAATTTGTCAGGGAAAAGGAAAGGATGGAGTGGCTTGCACAGCAGTCATTAACAA ACGTCGTAGAAAGTATTGCAGCTACCATAAACGG AATGCATTGAAGACATATACTTCTACAAGGACAGAGTTGAAAGGAGG GAATTTAAGGACAGGCTTTAGAGATTATCTCAAGTCAGAAGGCATTTACGTGGTTAAACCTACAGATGACAGAACAAACATCACAAAGTCCAATCGGCCTGTGAAAGTATTGTCTGTGGAAGGATTAAAGAAGGCATTAAG TAATGCAGACAAAGTGACAACAAATGTATATTCACAAGGAATTCGGTTTCTGAATCAGCTTACAG GGAAAACTGGTCCTAAAGTAACAATTGAAACCACTAGCCGTCCACATCAGCAAATGAGTGGAACAGATAAGAG gtcaaGGCCAATCAAAGTACCAGATgccaaaaagttgaaaatggaTCAGAGACAGGCTCCAGGACAAGACACCAAGGTGGCTGGTGTAAAGATGATTGAGTTAGATTTTGCTAGTTCAGATGATGAAATTTGA